The following are encoded in a window of Candidatus Poribacteria bacterium genomic DNA:
- a CDS encoding tyrosine--tRNA ligase, translating to MDNVFEALNERGFVKQTTNAEQVARLLGEEQVTYYVGFDSTASSLHVGSLVPIMAMAHLQRAGHKPIAIIGGGTTMIGDPTDKTEMRPMLSQEQISTNGKGILAQLQRYLNLDNEVANNEGSQIASKTGRFLNNADWLLSVNYIEFLRDIGKHFRVNEMIKAEGYRQRLEREFGLSFLEFNYQLLQAYDYLYLFQKYGCRLQLGGDDQWGNILAGVDLVRRVKGERVHAVTFPLLTTASGAKMGKTAGGAVWLDAERTPPYEFYQYWINVDDRDVSRFLAYFTFLPMDEIRRLGQLEDEAIREAKQVLAYETTALAHGKAEADKAQAASRAAFGGGNLDEVAMPTSVIAPKRLDSGIPIMELFHEVGLANSRSEARRLVQQGGAYINEKQYRAIDMVVGTDLLEENALLLRAGKKRYHRILIKVD from the coding sequence ATGGATAACGTCTTTGAAGCCCTAAATGAACGGGGTTTTGTCAAACAAACTACGAACGCTGAACAGGTCGCGCGCTTGTTAGGTGAAGAACAGGTCACCTACTACGTCGGCTTTGATTCGACAGCATCGAGTCTGCACGTCGGGAGCCTTGTTCCCATCATGGCGATGGCACATTTGCAACGCGCCGGGCATAAGCCAATTGCAATCATCGGGGGCGGCACGACAATGATTGGTGACCCAACAGACAAGACTGAAATGCGTCCCATGCTGTCGCAGGAACAAATCTCAACCAACGGCAAAGGTATCCTTGCCCAGCTGCAACGTTACTTAAATCTTGATAATGAAGTAGCAAATAACGAGGGATCCCAGATCGCATCAAAAACCGGAAGGTTTCTTAACAACGCCGACTGGCTGCTATCTGTAAATTACATCGAATTTCTACGCGATATCGGTAAACACTTTCGGGTGAATGAGATGATTAAGGCAGAAGGTTATCGACAACGTCTTGAACGTGAATTCGGACTTTCATTCCTCGAATTTAACTATCAACTCCTCCAAGCTTACGACTATTTATATCTTTTTCAGAAATACGGGTGCCGTCTCCAACTCGGTGGGGACGATCAGTGGGGCAATATTCTCGCAGGTGTCGATCTCGTCCGTCGCGTCAAAGGCGAACGGGTTCACGCAGTCACTTTTCCGCTACTCACGACAGCGAGTGGCGCGAAGATGGGAAAAACCGCAGGCGGTGCAGTTTGGCTGGATGCCGAACGCACGCCACCGTATGAATTCTATCAATATTGGATTAACGTGGATGACCGCGATGTCTCCCGATTCTTAGCGTATTTCACCTTCCTTCCAATGGATGAGATTCGACGACTCGGTCAATTGGAAGATGAAGCCATTCGGGAGGCAAAGCAAGTCCTCGCGTATGAAACCACAGCACTCGCCCACGGAAAGGCAGAGGCAGACAAAGCGCAAGCCGCATCACGTGCCGCGTTTGGTGGTGGGAACCTTGATGAAGTCGCGATGCCTACTTCGGTTATCGCACCAAAACGACTCGACAGCGGAATTCCGATCATGGAACTCTTCCATGAAGTCGGATTGGCAAATTCACGTAGCGAAGCACGGCGACTCGTCCAGCAGGGAGGCGCTTACATCAACGAAAAGCAGTACCGCGCGATAGATATGGTGGTTGGTACCGACCTACTTGAGGAGAATGCTTTGCTCCTCCGCGCCGGTAAGAAACGTTACCATCGAATTCTTATTAAAGTAGATTAA
- a CDS encoding zf-HC2 domain-containing protein, whose product MNDFPLHQDSSCMEVQDNLEAYLADELETDQHATITAHIASCPMCQDEVRFAQTISGALHELPKPEPPPEIFNAVEAYVRAHPNKGPEWLHRIFQLFTFSDDLTLTLARAGALACLIGVVLFGTYQYQQHLKVQQASRDLAYALGKLNYAVERTGTVVNQKLPDVRIDEVSSRPFVQIETASRRVSKQKINISSAIHRSLDSLDQLPQGTLDTERDQPSY is encoded by the coding sequence ATGAACGATTTTCCTCTTCACCAAGATTCATCTTGCATGGAAGTCCAGGACAATTTAGAGGCATATCTTGCCGATGAATTGGAGACGGACCAGCATGCAACAATAACGGCACATATCGCGTCCTGCCCAATGTGTCAAGATGAAGTTCGCTTCGCACAAACAATTAGTGGTGCATTGCACGAACTTCCGAAACCGGAACCACCGCCGGAAATCTTCAACGCCGTTGAGGCTTACGTTCGCGCGCATCCCAACAAGGGACCAGAGTGGTTACATCGGATATTCCAACTGTTTACGTTCTCGGATGATTTAACTTTGACGCTCGCTCGCGCAGGCGCGTTGGCGTGTCTCATCGGAGTCGTCTTGTTCGGGACCTATCAGTACCAACAGCACCTGAAAGTGCAGCAAGCCTCCCGTGACTTGGCTTATGCCCTCGGTAAGTTAAATTACGCGGTGGAGCGAACAGGCACCGTCGTTAACCAAAAACTTCCGGATGTGCGGATTGATGAAGTTTCAAGCCGTCCCTTTGTTCAGATTGAAACTGCCTCTCGCCGTGTATCAAAACAGAAGATAAATATTTCATCAGCAATTCACCGGAGTCTGGATAGCCTGGACCAATTACCGCAGGGGACTCTGGATACAGAAAGGGATCAACCTTCATATTAA
- a CDS encoding DUF4252 domain-containing protein — protein MKRSTLTALLAGVAFLAVCCFFTNGHAQNDNVGEKVRGKIEMNLPDAPVPKVEINLDQSLLDLFINFGITSHPELSGDKSVDVSGYTAYTEMLKGASIRAYDGEMRDLNRIVDHYRSILANEKWEHLVKIRDKFDLSLLYSEKPGIVNGIFVMFTDDGNSGFVNIYGEIDFQKLGTLFGRFIESNSEVAISETIHNWIKGPTPEWLKMPINSEEQNDDARSATETNDYSK, from the coding sequence ATGAAAAGATCCACCCTTACAGCCCTTTTAGCAGGTGTAGCCTTTTTAGCAGTTTGCTGTTTCTTCACCAATGGACATGCCCAGAACGACAACGTAGGAGAAAAGGTTCGGGGTAAGATAGAAATGAATCTGCCGGATGCCCCTGTCCCAAAGGTGGAAATTAACCTGGACCAAAGCCTCTTGGACCTCTTTATCAATTTCGGTATCACAAGTCATCCGGAACTTTCTGGAGATAAATCGGTAGATGTGTCGGGATATACGGCTTATACCGAAATGCTAAAAGGCGCCTCTATCCGGGCTTACGATGGAGAGATGAGAGACCTCAACCGAATTGTGGACCACTACCGTAGCATCTTGGCAAATGAGAAGTGGGAGCATCTCGTCAAAATCAGGGATAAATTCGATCTCAGCCTGCTCTACTCGGAAAAACCGGGCATAGTGAACGGTATCTTCGTTATGTTCACCGATGATGGCAATTCGGGCTTTGTGAACATCTATGGGGAAATTGACTTTCAGAAACTCGGAACTCTATTCGGGAGGTTTATCGAATCTAATTCTGAGGTGGCGATTTCTGAGACTATTCACAATTGGATAAAGGGTCCCACGCCTGAGTGGTTGAAAATGCCGATTAATTCGGAAGAACAGAATGACGACGCGCGGTCAGCAACTGAAACAAACGACTATTCAAAGTAA
- a CDS encoding IS607 family transposase, whose translation MKHYKTPRETSEILGISIDRLRRLAENGTISTIRTPGGQRRYDVQGYLDEQTGTDITTIGYCRVSGKGQAEGLASQVAYLQKHYPDAEIIKDYGSGINFKRKGLRTLLERLLRGDKLRIVVAHRDRLARFGGEVIQFLVEQNGGEVVVLDETIYSPEEELTADLLTILHVFSRRVPGLRRYRDQIKKDRNLSHGKTESDFS comes from the coding sequence ATGAAACACTATAAAACACCACGAGAAACCTCGGAGATTCTCGGTATTTCTATAGACAGACTCCGACGATTAGCAGAGAATGGCACAATCTCTACTATTAGAACGCCGGGTGGACAAAGGCGTTATGATGTGCAAGGGTATCTTGATGAGCAAACCGGAACAGATATTACTACCATTGGATATTGCAGAGTTAGCGGGAAAGGACAAGCGGAGGGTCTTGCGTCCCAAGTCGCCTACTTGCAAAAACACTATCCGGACGCAGAAATCATCAAAGACTATGGTAGCGGTATCAACTTCAAGCGAAAAGGGCTTAGAACCTTACTGGAACGCCTCTTGCGAGGCGATAAACTCCGCATTGTTGTTGCCCATCGGGATCGACTCGCCCGTTTCGGCGGAGAAGTCATACAGTTCTTGGTCGAGCAAAACGGTGGAGAAGTCGTGGTTCTCGACGAAACTATTTATAGCCCCGAAGAAGAACTTACTGCCGATCTCCTCACAATTCTGCACGTCTTTTCCCGTAGAGTGCCTGGACTCCGGCGATACCGTGACCAAATCAAAAAAGATAGAAATCTTTCCCACGGTAAAACAGAGAGCGATTTTTCATAG
- a CDS encoding Uma2 family endonuclease translates to MSSVAAHTYLTPKEYLAFERKATTKHEYLNGQIVAMSGASFAHNFLTMNVANQLYNQLIGGECQVATSDMRVKVTEIDSYFYPDVVVVCGEPIPEDNVFDTLLNPTLIVEVLSPSTEVYDRGEKFEHYQQIASLKDYILISQDKVHVEHYCRQGSKWMRSEFRELEDILSLLSIHCELRLQDVYRRVEIASG, encoded by the coding sequence ATGTCATCTGTTGCAGCACACACTTATCTAACGCCTAAAGAATATCTCGCTTTTGAACGCAAGGCAACTACGAAACACGAATATCTGAACGGACAGATAGTCGCAATGTCCGGCGCAAGTTTCGCGCATAATTTCCTCACAATGAATGTGGCAAATCAACTCTACAACCAATTAATCGGAGGAGAGTGTCAAGTCGCCACCAGTGATATGCGGGTGAAGGTTACCGAAATAGATTCCTACTTTTACCCCGATGTTGTCGTTGTTTGCGGTGAACCTATTCCTGAGGATAATGTCTTTGACACACTCCTCAATCCAACACTCATCGTAGAAGTTCTTTCTCCCTCCACTGAAGTTTACGATAGAGGGGAGAAATTTGAGCATTATCAGCAAATTGCTTCCTTAAAAGATTACATTCTCATCTCCCAAGATAAGGTTCACGTTGAACATTATTGTCGTCAAGGGTCCAAGTGGATGCGGAGCGAGTTTCGGGAACTTGAGGATATCCTATCGCTTCTTTCTATACACTGTGAACTCCGTTTGCAGGATGTTTACAGACGCGTTGAGATCGCTTCGGGTTAA
- a CDS encoding ABC transporter ATP-binding protein, with product MWDKVKLTRPSFRDLFWLFAQVLKASPFIAAVWIILVLINAGAGAAQLLVLRETVNTLVDADLMSSAVPWLAALCLLFLVEQAISTFLPLLREQLRIRAGFTLQRDALQKTGKLPLEAFDDEESHNLINRVVTGGDSSVVQLMQNGLNFIEYTPVLLTSAVVLGLISIWIPLIIIGGAILLRVFEIRMGARMRHFEVENTRNKRLADYYVQLLTERRSAAEIRLWGIGETLLQRWRTILSQYLRERLGIDFQNASQGIFQVFIFVAIIAGALLVTLLSQGRIEAGLAALVLEALRNITAGMNSMQYFVIGFVQHAGYGEDLRRLLEEEEEGGAPETQTPYPHPMREGIRLHSVAYRYPGADTNALSDVDVHIRPGEILAIVGENGAGKTTLAHILAGLRSPTSGHVTIDGINTDTISSEDLRRACTVVFQQPARYPTTLHENLILDNRDEVTSPLHASDAHVAEILTQVGLQSERFPLNTFLGPEFGGVDFSGGEWQRVAIARSLIKEDSEFVIFDEPTAALDPLAELEIFQQFVELVDGKTALLIAHRLGPTRLADRVVVLDNGHVVEIGNPTELLQRDGKYTEMFAAQSEWYQ from the coding sequence ATGTGGGACAAAGTAAAATTAACCCGCCCTTCATTTCGGGACCTATTCTGGTTGTTCGCACAAGTGTTGAAAGCGTCGCCTTTTATTGCTGCTGTGTGGATAATCCTTGTGCTCATCAACGCAGGTGCCGGTGCAGCTCAGTTGCTTGTGCTCCGAGAGACCGTTAACACCCTCGTCGATGCTGACCTCATGAGCAGTGCTGTTCCATGGCTGGCTGCGCTCTGTCTCCTCTTTTTGGTAGAGCAGGCGATCTCAACATTCCTCCCGCTTTTGCGTGAACAACTCCGCATTAGAGCTGGTTTCACTTTGCAGCGGGATGCCTTGCAAAAGACAGGCAAACTGCCATTGGAGGCATTCGATGACGAGGAATCGCATAACCTCATCAATCGCGTCGTTACTGGCGGGGATTCCAGTGTTGTCCAATTGATGCAAAACGGCTTGAACTTTATTGAATATACCCCTGTGCTACTCACCAGTGCCGTTGTTTTAGGACTGATTTCAATTTGGATTCCTCTGATTATCATCGGTGGGGCAATATTACTGCGAGTGTTTGAAATTCGGATGGGAGCCCGAATGCGCCACTTTGAGGTGGAAAATACACGCAACAAACGACTTGCGGATTACTACGTCCAACTGCTAACGGAGCGCCGCAGTGCCGCCGAAATCCGTTTATGGGGAATCGGCGAAACCCTTCTTCAACGCTGGCGGACGATCCTCTCCCAATATCTTCGGGAACGTTTGGGTATCGATTTTCAAAATGCCTCTCAAGGTATTTTTCAGGTGTTTATTTTCGTAGCCATCATCGCTGGAGCATTGCTTGTTACGTTGTTGTCACAGGGAAGGATCGAAGCCGGACTCGCCGCTTTGGTGTTAGAGGCACTCCGGAATATCACTGCAGGGATGAACTCCATGCAGTATTTCGTCATCGGCTTTGTCCAACATGCGGGCTACGGAGAAGACCTTCGCCGTTTGTTAGAAGAGGAAGAGGAGGGAGGCGCTCCCGAAACACAAACACCTTATCCGCACCCGATGCGTGAAGGTATCCGCTTGCATAGCGTCGCGTATCGTTACCCGGGGGCAGACACAAACGCCCTCTCCGACGTTGATGTTCATATTCGTCCGGGCGAAATTCTCGCCATAGTCGGTGAAAACGGTGCCGGGAAAACAACGTTAGCGCACATCTTAGCAGGCTTGCGTTCTCCAACATCAGGACACGTCACAATAGACGGTATCAATACCGATACAATCTCATCCGAAGACCTCCGGCGTGCTTGCACCGTAGTGTTTCAGCAGCCGGCACGCTATCCGACCACCCTACACGAGAATCTGATTTTGGATAATAGGGACGAGGTGACCTCGCCCCTACATGCCTCCGATGCGCATGTTGCGGAAATCCTAACTCAAGTCGGATTACAATCAGAAAGGTTCCCGTTAAACACGTTTTTAGGTCCCGAATTCGGGGGTGTCGATTTCTCCGGTGGCGAATGGCAACGCGTCGCTATTGCCCGAAGTTTGATTAAAGAAGATAGCGAATTCGTCATTTTTGACGAACCCACGGCAGCACTTGATCCGCTCGCTGAGTTGGAAATTTTTCAGCAGTTCGTTGAACTGGTAGACGGTAAGACTGCCTTGCTTATCGCTCATCGACTTGGACCGACACGGCTTGCCGATCGTGTGGTTGTTTTGGATAATGGACACGTTGTAGAAATCGGAAATCCCACTGAACTCCTACAGCGAGATGGCAAATACACCGAAATGTTCGCAGCACAAAGTGAGTGGTATCAATAA
- a CDS encoding DUF4252 domain-containing protein, with protein MKLQKHFIRLFTLLFLVASLTLMHSAVAQQKKSDKTGRKGLILFDFPESLEAKVEVNLTAKLISLVTKSVSNQPEVVELIQMLDGIYVRTYDRATIDEKKLVNYFKEKLKEDEWEILVKIEEKSETVEINLLFDEEKVYGIFAIIIPKRSGEATFVNIVGEIAPEHIEELLGNLSNFGAVDIDFGDKLKGQWKREDIGDKATVMILGSTFFTNPRINRFNVRMDDVLAPKRQSEMEQLVTQLKAFGPTKIAVYTDQSYDAELNANYQGYLEGTYELTRNYKDQIGFRLAKQMGHSKLYGIAHWPKHKPILDKIDDDLMDFDTFAEMHNQEHLLPTMVSDGQKVRRSADGTLWVEQQEYEPLIDMYIRMNEPEQIYVDHQPYLRTARIGLKDQYPGANWVAHWWYAHNLKNFVNLTRITESTDDRILLIVGAGHVYLIQQFLEDSGDYIVESPLQYLNPAATD; from the coding sequence ATGAAACTGCAAAAACACTTTATACGACTGTTCACGCTACTGTTTTTAGTTGCATCGTTAACACTGATGCATTCAGCAGTCGCGCAACAGAAAAAATCGGACAAAACCGGTAGAAAAGGACTTATCCTCTTCGATTTTCCAGAGTCTCTTGAAGCAAAGGTCGAGGTCAACTTAACCGCAAAACTCATCAGTCTGGTCACCAAATCGGTGAGCAATCAACCCGAAGTCGTCGAACTCATCCAGATGTTGGATGGCATCTATGTCCGCACCTATGATCGGGCAACGATTGATGAGAAGAAATTGGTTAACTATTTCAAGGAAAAGCTCAAAGAAGATGAGTGGGAGATCCTCGTCAAGATTGAGGAAAAAAGTGAAACGGTAGAGATCAATCTCCTATTTGACGAAGAGAAGGTTTATGGGATTTTCGCTATCATTATCCCGAAAAGGTCTGGAGAAGCCACTTTTGTCAACATCGTCGGGGAGATTGCACCAGAACACATTGAGGAATTGCTCGGGAATCTCAGCAATTTCGGGGCGGTAGACATCGATTTTGGCGACAAATTGAAAGGGCAATGGAAAAGAGAGGACATAGGAGACAAAGCAACAGTCATGATTCTGGGTAGTACATTTTTCACAAATCCGAGAATCAATAGATTCAATGTAAGAATGGATGATGTGCTCGCCCCTAAACGCCAAAGCGAAATGGAACAGTTGGTGACGCAACTGAAAGCATTTGGTCCCACCAAGATAGCCGTCTATACAGACCAAAGTTATGACGCTGAGCTTAACGCAAACTATCAAGGTTATCTGGAAGGCACCTATGAACTCACACGGAACTATAAGGACCAGATCGGCTTTCGATTAGCAAAACAGATGGGACACTCGAAACTTTACGGTATTGCTCATTGGCCAAAACACAAGCCGATCCTTGATAAAATTGATGACGACTTGATGGACTTCGACACGTTCGCGGAGATGCACAATCAGGAGCATCTTCTACCAACCATGGTCTCAGATGGACAGAAAGTTCGGCGGAGTGCGGATGGAACACTCTGGGTTGAACAGCAGGAATATGAACCTCTGATTGACATGTACATACGGATGAATGAGCCTGAACAGATATACGTCGACCATCAACCATATCTGCGCACCGCACGCATTGGACTCAAAGATCAATACCCGGGTGCGAATTGGGTTGCACATTGGTGGTATGCGCATAATCTCAAGAATTTTGTGAATCTGACGCGAATCACGGAGTCTACTGACGATCGCATTCTACTGATTGTTGGTGCTGGGCATGTCTACCTGATTCAGCAGTTTCTTGAAGATTCGGGAGACTACATTGTCGAAAGCCCGCTGCAATACTTAAATCCAGCAGCAACCGATTGA
- a CDS encoding RraA family protein, with translation MALTEQEMLAELRKYDTPSITNVVATYPGSPHCLGLYNPWTENWYTDTTIRCMYPELGAIAGYAVTCVYSVPDPNYSELSFMDVIDAMGASKQPTIFAFEQKFPPELANKVGLAGGNMTAAMKSIGCLGAISNGPSRDIDEIRPMEFQYLLSGITPGHGAMAVQAVNVPVSIAGMDVAPGEIIHMDENGACKFPGDKLEAVLTNVKALLEEEGDRIGKLLSGPKTAKQVRAIFSGHSYAEDDEE, from the coding sequence ATGGCATTAACAGAGCAGGAAATGTTGGCGGAACTGCGCAAATATGATACGCCTTCAATCACAAACGTGGTTGCCACCTATCCAGGGAGTCCTCATTGCCTTGGACTCTATAACCCATGGACAGAAAATTGGTATACGGATACAACCATCCGCTGTATGTACCCTGAACTCGGAGCCATTGCAGGTTATGCCGTGACGTGCGTTTACAGCGTACCGGATCCGAACTACTCGGAACTTTCTTTTATGGATGTCATCGATGCGATGGGTGCCTCCAAGCAACCGACGATCTTTGCATTTGAGCAGAAATTCCCCCCTGAGCTCGCCAATAAGGTCGGTTTAGCAGGGGGCAATATGACAGCGGCGATGAAATCAATCGGCTGTCTGGGGGCAATCTCGAACGGTCCATCACGTGATATTGATGAAATTCGGCCAATGGAGTTCCAGTATCTGTTAAGCGGCATCACACCCGGGCACGGTGCGATGGCGGTTCAGGCTGTTAACGTCCCCGTCTCAATAGCGGGAATGGACGTCGCGCCGGGTGAAATTATCCACATGGACGAGAACGGGGCGTGCAAATTCCCAGGCGACAAGTTGGAGGCGGTCCTGACGAACGTCAAGGCGTTGCTTGAAGAGGAGGGCGATCGGATTGGAAAACTGCTCTCAGGTCCGAAGACAGCGAAGCAGGTCCGGGCAATTTTCAGCGGACATTCCTACGCCGAAGATGACGAGGAATAA
- a CDS encoding zinc-binding dehydrogenase, with the protein MLWISSEKHRFLRTVVNIVRALVVKLLSDKKREKIVVPDWKEPMPPTGNEVLCQAVFTGLTNGTERNQLIGGNYSASDSRLPTTDGYQNVGRVIETGPDVTQLQVGDLIYASVSHVERFTIPEDGLLFKLPEDVDPGEAALFGISGVAMHCCRRVDPRIGEKILIVGQGCIGMFAAQIANAMGARVTVCDIEESRLEQSRQLGVAEAVLNTSGEGWDTQIQEGSFDAVMDFAGIPDMVTPMIHACKVRGRLLLVAGRFDVNYTFNVGQHKEISILQCSHFTCDDLENLCRLLRQGSVKIAPLIRHRVPVDEAPQIYRWLRDEPMRVLGTVFQWE; encoded by the coding sequence ATGCTATGGATTTCTTCAGAAAAACATAGGTTTTTAAGAACAGTGGTCAATATTGTGAGAGCACTTGTCGTTAAATTATTGTCAGATAAAAAGCGCGAGAAAATTGTTGTCCCCGATTGGAAAGAGCCAATGCCGCCTACTGGAAACGAAGTGCTGTGCCAAGCAGTCTTTACTGGGCTTACCAACGGCACAGAACGGAATCAACTGATCGGTGGAAACTATTCGGCCTCCGATAGCCGATTGCCAACCACCGATGGGTACCAGAACGTCGGCAGAGTCATTGAAACGGGACCGGACGTAACCCAACTTCAGGTTGGAGACCTCATCTATGCGAGTGTGAGTCATGTCGAGCGGTTCACGATTCCAGAGGATGGACTCCTATTCAAATTGCCAGAAGACGTTGACCCAGGTGAAGCCGCTCTCTTCGGCATCTCCGGTGTCGCGATGCATTGCTGCCGGCGTGTTGATCCGCGCATCGGAGAAAAAATCCTTATCGTCGGACAGGGCTGCATCGGTATGTTTGCGGCGCAGATCGCCAACGCTATGGGCGCCCGCGTCACGGTCTGCGACATTGAGGAATCTCGACTCGAACAGAGCCGCCAACTCGGTGTAGCGGAGGCGGTTCTCAATACAAGTGGTGAGGGTTGGGATACCCAAATTCAAGAGGGTTCTTTTGATGCCGTCATGGACTTCGCGGGTATTCCAGACATGGTCACACCGATGATCCACGCCTGCAAAGTTCGAGGACGATTGCTCTTAGTTGCCGGGCGATTCGATGTCAATTACACCTTTAATGTCGGGCAACATAAAGAGATTAGTATCCTTCAGTGTAGCCACTTCACGTGCGACGATCTGGAAAATCTCTGTCGGTTGCTCCGTCAGGGTTCTGTCAAAATTGCACCCCTAATCCGACATCGGGTGCCTGTTGACGAAGCACCGCAAATCTATAGGTGGCTCCGCGATGAACCGATGCGTGTGTTGGGGACTGTATTCCAATGGGAGTAG
- a CDS encoding RNA polymerase sigma factor gives MTEDKFLELVHEHKARVYQHTLYLLGNREDAEDMTQETFITAWKHRNKLRPKTARSWLLKCAQNLCFNLLKRDKFQVHLTGGDDTDPETELETLMHTHSGRSNPSPDEIVIQQELKDSVQCAIKKLPPEMRSVIIMRELNGMSFKEIAEILEQPEGTVKSTVFRARKRLRELLRPYWRNDE, from the coding sequence ATGACAGAAGATAAGTTCCTTGAGCTTGTCCATGAACACAAGGCTCGGGTTTATCAACACACCCTCTATCTACTCGGAAATCGGGAAGATGCAGAGGATATGACACAAGAGACGTTTATCACGGCGTGGAAACACCGTAACAAATTGCGTCCGAAGACTGCACGCTCATGGTTGCTAAAATGTGCGCAGAATCTCTGTTTCAATCTGCTAAAACGAGACAAATTTCAGGTGCATTTAACAGGCGGAGACGATACAGATCCCGAAACAGAACTCGAAACTTTGATGCACACGCATTCTGGTCGGTCGAATCCATCACCAGATGAGATTGTGATCCAACAAGAACTCAAAGACTCCGTCCAATGTGCGATTAAAAAATTGCCGCCAGAGATGCGGTCAGTAATAATTATGCGGGAACTGAACGGCATGAGTTTCAAAGAAATTGCAGAGATCTTAGAACAACCCGAAGGAACCGTGAAATCAACAGTGTTTCGTGCCCGCAAAAGATTGCGGGAGTTACTACGTCCTTATTGGAGGAATGACGAATGA